From the genome of Anopheles funestus chromosome 2RL, idAnoFuneDA-416_04, whole genome shotgun sequence:
AAAGACAGCGTTCCAAGGCAAATATGGATGCGTAACGTTCCTACAGAAGTTTGTCGAAAACAAATAAGCCGCATTTTTGTCCTTAGCGACGGCCAAATATGTGCTCGATTCTTTCAGGATAATTTTTTGGTGGATATGAATGGAAGTGCGGGTTCTGCATTGCAGGTAGATTATCACGGACGTATATTTCAGTATGGTTTGCTATCCGTAGGATTCCGTGACGTTGTTGAGAAGGCGCCATATGTTTATATAGACATAGCAAAGTATATTAATTGGATACATGATTCCCTTACAAATAATCCATAATGTTTCGAACATTAACATTTTACCAATAAATTAGACAACCAGAATTTGATAATCTATAATCTGTGGGTTAGTTTAAGATTAAACTTAAATTCTGTCGAGTCTCACAGTTTCCAAGACTAGCACAGACTACAAAGTTTAATAGCGCAAGAACACAAAAGATAGTTCTATACTGAAGCCGAACGAGTCATCACGTTACAGTAACATATAAGAAATTGTTGGAAGAGTACGAAAAACGCTGATTCTCTAGTCTAAATACATTTTATGGGGAATCCTCATAGATATCTGGCTAAGAGTAAACGGTTTTGTGAACTATTGTAATTATATATCAATAACTGACCGAACGTATCACTTATTAATTGAACTAACGTAGAACGATTGAACTAACGTAGAAGATTACTAGCGTACCTACCTTTTCTTCGCTGGGGCAATGATAAAATGGAGTTCCCCTCGTATGCAGTACTGTCTCTCGCAGCTATATGAGTAAatcaaaagccaaaaaaactaTAAAGCTTAGCTTTTACGgcacaaaaacaataacaaggGACAATTTTCTTACCATGTAAATAACGTAACTTCCTCGTAGCTAACATTACTTTTTATGCCAGCAGATTTTGATTGCATGTTACGTGTAAACAGGCATGAAATATTCTTAGGTTTCCGCGTTTTATAAAATAGAGTAAAAGTTATCACTTAATTATGTGTTCTACGAGTGTATATGCAGAATTATGATCGCGGGGGTCACTAATTACGAAGAATTCAATCGAAATAATGCGctctttttcgcttttttggcGAAATGTAAATGCACGACCGATGACCGAAACGACTGCGAGGCAAACCAACGGAGTATCGGAACATTGCATATAAACCGATCAAAGTGACAAGCAGACAAAGAGTAAAACGTCTACGAAAGTGCAAGAAGAAGGAAAGGCAGTGTAAAAATTGAAACTTTCTTTTCTGGACCAAAATAATATCGCTTCGTTGTTTCGATGCGAAATGTGATGTGAGATTAAgttaatttcttgtttttgggaagatGAACCGTGGAGTTCGGTGCAGGCTAGCTAACCTCAGTAATGAAATCGATCAGAAAAGCATGAGTCATCGACGGTGCTAGAAACATCGCAAATCGTAGTGCAATCCTGTGTATTAGTGCTGTCGTCTGATGCTCTGCATTAAAACCAGTTCGTATTCATTGTCCAACTGGgttgaaaagtttttgtttattgcgtCAACATTAATGCCGTTTACAGATTGCAGGAAGCGACACCAACAGGAAACACCTAACAACTAAGCACATTCCAGTTACAAGGAGAAAAGAGAAACCATTGCGTCGCGGCGAGCAACAGAAAGGCTAAGTGCCGTTCCTGCACGTCTTATCAAAGGCCTAAGCCTAGATACGTAAGCAACATTAAGGTGGAGGTGGTGTGTGAACCCACGTCCTAGCTTTAGTGTAAAATGTCCGATACGAAAGCACCAGCTGAAAGCAACGTACAACATACGGAAACTCAGCGGGAAGATATAAACCGAGAAGTAGAAGTAACTGCACCACCAGCGGTAGAAGAAACTCATGTCGTAGAGCCTacctcaacaacaacaacaacaacaacagcaacagtagAAGCATCGCCAGCTGCAACCATCGTTCCAACCGATATTTCGAgtgttggtgaaaatttgACTATTGCTGTAGGCAACCACGAACAAACCGCATCTGGTGGTACAGTACCTCCGACTACGTCCGGTTCCTCCGTAGCATCAGCACAGGTCCGCGGACCGTGGAACGTAGAGCGTCAGACATCTGTTGGTTCAATAGACAGTACGTCCATGTCGATCGGAGCAGGTTCAAGTAGCGGCAGTGGACCTGGTGGATTCCGCAACTCTTTAAGCAATGGACGAATGTTCAGTCGGCTTATGTCCGTAGAGCGGGGACGAGTCGCTAATAATCATGGAGCGCCTTCAAGAAGAGGATCAAACTTTAGTAACGTTATGTTTAACGACTTTATGACCCTGCTCCAACAAGCGAGACACCCTGGCAGCTTGTTCTCCTCGGAACGAACAGGACTATTTCTAACTTCGGAACGGTCACACGGACCTGGTACGAGTACTCCTCCCATGATGGGTAACGTTGGAACTGGCAATGCAATCGTTAATACCAGTGATGTTGTGATTGATGTTGATGAAGGAAGCGGAACGACCGGCGGTGGTTCTTTGCGTTCATCCCATAATGAGCTATATCCAATGTCTAATTCATCTTCCTCGGCCAATACTAGCGTACGCCCTTTCCTGTGGATACAATCGGGCGATGAAAATGCTCCACCGGCGAGCTCCTCCATTGGTGGTCGTTCACCGCTAATGCCAAATTTTAACTAcggccatcaccaccaccactttCACAATCATCAACCATTGTCACTGCATCAACAGCAGTCCTCCACAGTCCTTCTATCTGCGGCCCCTGGTTCGATGGCTTCACAGTCTCCTATGTCGATAGGTGTTGGTGAAGGAGTCCCCTCAATGAATGGCGAATCAGCAACGAATGGTGTTGTACTCACACCGACAACAGGAAATGCGCCTACAATTGGAGCTGGTGGAACCACGCGGAGCAATAGTATTAGTTCCAACCATCAGAATGAAGACGCAACTGTGCATGAAGCACTCAACCAGTTGCCGGAAACTCGCGCCTTGATTGAAACATTAGCACGGTATATGCCGTTACTGGTGATTTTGGTGGCTAAACTATGCTATGATCATTTGGATGGTATAATGACCTTTCTGATGTTGACAATAATGTTCTACCATGCAAACTGGGCCGTACGGCAAGAAATCTCGAAGCAAAAGCAGCGGCGCGTTATCGTACTGCTGCGTGAGCTGATCATAATCATTGTCTCTTTATTAATCTTTTGGCTCGCAATTGAATGGAAGAGCATCTGCCTAGTGATACTGTTAATGCCTGATCATCTGCAACAGGAGTCGCTTAAGGGATTGCTGTATGCCGTCTGTATAACGGACTTGATACTGAAGCTGATCACAATTGTAATCAAAATCATCGTCACTCTTATGCCACCGAGTGTGGTAGATTACAAAAGTAGGGTAAGTAttgaaattaacaaaagatcaaatgaaatcaaaaggcatcatttatttaaaatgattttttttctttgtaattaGGGAAAGGTCTACTTGATGATAGAATCGCTCTCGCAACTGTATCGCGCCGCAGCTCCAATCCAACCATGGTTAATATTCCTTTTTGAATCGTACTCTGGCTCGGAAAAGATGGTTGGTGTTATTTTATCAGCGGTTTACATCGTAGCAAAATCTACTGACTTACTTGATAGGATCAAGTTCTGTCGTCGATCATTTGTTAAGCTGCTTCAGAAAACGGTAAGTCCTAAGAACGggagatattttttatcgAAGCAAATCCAAAAGCCATATTTTTTCCTACTACTGTTGCTTgtcagtttgtttttatcgAAACAATATCGACTTTGTTTAATTGCTATAAAACAAATCGGTGATTTTTATCCCGATATGTAATGCTAAGATTTCTTCCTGTCTCAACGACCAGTTAGGCCAATATCTGCCATACAATGATTTAATAGACTTATTTTAGTACTTCGTTAATGACTACTGGCAGATAATAAACCTTTGACACCGGGGAACGATCCTGATATAAGGACCGGTGCTAGTATCTGATAACTGTAGGAAATTGACAAATAATTACGAAATTGTCTAGCTCTGTTGAAGATGTTCTTActgcaatgcaaaaaaagtttgattgCAGCGACAATCAAACACATGACTTAAGTGTTACTCGAACGAAGGCCTCTCCAACCAGCTAAGCTGCCTGGCTGAAGAAGAATAGGTATGCAGTAATCTGAAGCTGTTGGTTATATTGACATACATACATCCATAATGTCCACATGCAATACTTTGATTGTTTCGAGTTTCGAACGGAACGGCGAATGGTGATGAAGCTTACATTGATGTAATAACAGCAGCAGTATCGTAACAGCAACAATCACCGAACGGTAGTTGAACGCTATTGGCCGGTGAGAGCGGACGTGTATAATGATCGTAAACATTAAAGACATTTTGTACGAACGTTTCGctaatttaaattgttgtaTTAATCGGATTGGTCGATATTTTCATGTCAGTCAGGTTGGCGCTACTTACGTGTTGTTATGAGTTGGtcaacaacaaataaatgtaaatatctTTTTGCAGAGCTATGGAAACGTACCAACAAAGGAACAGTTGCAGGCCTGTGGTGGACAGTGCTCGATTTGTCATGACAACTTCAATTCACCGGTATTGCTGGAATGTAATCACATCTTTTGCGAACTGTGTGTCGGAACATGGTTTGATCGAGAACAGACATGCCCCTTATGCCGCGCAAAAATCGTTGACGATCCTTCCTATAGAGATGGAGCAACCACATTCTTTCTGCAACTATACTAAAGGATCAATGAAGGGACAAATGATATTCGCAGCTCCATTcctaattttgtaattaatgtatttcgaaggttttttgttcgttctgtAGGGTGAACTTGCGTGTTAAATCAGTAATGATGTTCTTCACGATGGGTAAATTTCCAAATGCTGGCGATTACTGATGAACCCGCACTAGACTGTTCACCGTATTGTGCATTTTAAAGTTGATAATCAATTCAATCATAGTGGTTTGTGATTGGCGTGATTAAGCTAATTGAAAAACAATATCTATAACTGGTTACGGGAGTGAGGAAGGAGCAGAGAACGAATTAATACTTTTTATTAATCATAAAGGTAAGCTATAActaaacgtatttcaatttgaaaaaggTATTAAGAGATACGTACGCACCTATCGAGCAGGTATATGTTGGGAACACCTGAGATAGCGTTTGAATATTGTAAAACTTTAGTCATACTTTCGTTACGAGATGCACTGTAAACCATGAAAAACTGTACAATAGCATTATCTGCAATCAATAAAGTGGTCCATATCTTGTTTATGGATTTGTTAAACATTAAGCTATATAACAAATTAATTCGTACAATGGAAGAGAAACACCTGCTAACTTAGGTCAACAAACTGGTTTCGCCATGAGAAAAACGACAGATTTAAGAGGGTTCTTGTACCAGCTAGAACcagaagtataaaaaatatcgaTGAAGATGTTGCGAGTATTCGTCGATACTCGTACCCTTCGTCGATGAAAGACGTATGTACCTTGACATCTGTCTGATTGACAGTGGggcaacatgtttttttttgattatcgacatttgttttgattcggTAACAATACGTAAAGTTAAGATTTCCATTAATGGCTGCAATAGCGTTGGTTCGTCgttcaattttacattttcacaaatttaCAGCTACACGAAGCATCCACATGTCATCGGTTCGTGAACGATCGGAAAAGGTGTTGGAGGATTTGAAGGagaaaaatccttattttgaaaaatatgccAGCAAAATAGCGGCCGTGCAGCAAAGCTCGCCGGAGGAATTTCTTTCACGGCTCGATAGTGTAGAGAAGGAACAGAAAAAGCCCAAATTTGGCCCCTCCGAGTTGGAACGCGATTACTCGGAACTTCTAAAACCAAAAGCACCACTAGCTTCCGAAGCAACGAGAGACATTTCGCATCGCAAGCTTAGCGATATAATGCGTCTGGAACTGGTCGAAGATAAATCTGCCGATGATATCAAGCATTTGTGGTTGGAGTATCATAAGGACAAGGCTGTCATAACGGCTGCAATTCCAGTAGATCAGTTCAATCTAATGATGGCACGCGCTAAACAATTTTCTGTGTTTATCCTTCCAATACCACGAAGCCAAGGGTACGAGTTTATAATGCTGCAATTTTCGGCAAATACAGTACACTTTACGCCGCTGTTGAATTACCAGGTACGTGCGAGCGATCAGTGGAAAATTACAATTAGAAAACTAACTCTGGATTGTTTGTAGGTTCACAAAGAAAACGCGCCGGAATGTTTAAACATTGTTATGTTCACCGAATGTTCTGACAAAGGAATCATACTAATGCGGGGAGAGTATGACACGAACGTACTCAATGCACAGGAAGCGCAATGTTTGGCCAATCAAGTACAACTATACTATAGCCAGAACAATGAATCGAAAGTACACCTGCTTGAGACGttcaccaaaaacccggaCAAATTCAAGCACATGGATATCATTGAGGAActaaacaatttgaaaatttgaaccGCCTAGCAATAAATGCTCTTTAGTGCGCAACGTGGCATTCAAAATAAAGCTTCCCGAAAATCCTGTATAATTGACGCCATCATCAAATCTTGCGATAAATACAGAGGAGTATTTGCAAAATCTGTGTTTGCAATAATCGAATCATCTGCAGGGTTATTCATCACTCGCAACTGGCTTGGAAAGGTAATATTCATCGTTGGCTGGTTCGCTGGAGTGCATAAATCAAACTCGTGGTCCATGTTTTCAGCGTGTATGTTGAATTCTTCCTCCTCCAGTAATGCATCCAATTTCTCCATCAGCGTGTCATCTGATGGCATTCGGTCTAGAAGGAAAGTGCTTTCTTCGTACAAACAACGTCTACGGCTCGAAGACATGGTTGGAGAAGGTGGCGACGCAGTCTGTGATCGAAAGATAACCATGTAAATCATTATATGAGAAATTATATAAGTACTTACTAGTAAAATATCATCCGCCTTGCCCGATAGCACCTGTGTTGGCCTGGAACATGGTTTGAATTTGCTTTGAGAGTTTGGTTCAATCAAAAAAGTGacgttgttcctttttttgtgcttggCTAGAATCGGTTCTTGGTTAACATCGTCCAGAATGGCAGGGAATGGGTTCGGGAGTTCCATAGCTGTTTCTAACGACATATGATCACATTCTCGACTGTTTCGAGATTGATTGTGATTGATCATCAACGAGATATCGCTATTGTTACTACTAGTCGGTTCATCAAAAATATGACTGCGTTTTGAAGCCATCACGGGAATTGTTTCTATTCTTGTTTCGGGTCGATCCCCAATCTGATGACCGGGTATATTGATTTCACCCGTTTTTAGACAGGTCTCCATTTCCTTTCGTTGCTGAACCAATTCATTGGCGCATTCGTGTTCTTTGGTTACGCCggaaaaatattcttcacaatttttcaaaaacatttcccaAGCACTAGATTTTGTGTCAGAAGTCGGTTGGAAAATAGGAGAATTCGACTGAAGCTCTTCCGGATCCGAGAGGACTCCAGATACACCAAACGCAGCCATGCGATCAAAAGGCGTCGATGTTGCCGGTGGAACAAAGTTATTCGTTACATTCGTTACATTACCTATAGTTTTGTCTGCCACTTCGAATGGTAATTTCATATGTTccgtacaagaaaaaaaattaccggGCAAATTCAGATAGTCATCCATTCGCGAAACCTTCTGTCTTACATTTCGTTGCGGACGATTGTTGCGTTGTTGATCAATCCATCTCATGAGACCTGTTTTCGATCTGTTCGATGGCTCTTGTCGAATAAAGCTTCCACTATTTGTATTACGTTCGAAACGAGCATACACAGCCCGGTCAAATATGCCCGGTTGTTTGCGTTGCTCGGTAACGACAGGTTCGGGTCGACAGAAATTGGTCCGTGCATCGGTTGGTGCGGCAGCAGTGGGTATTTCGTTGTTCCGCGTTAGAAAATCTCTAAACAACTGCTGCACATACACGCTGTGATCTTGTTTCGGCTGTCTCCATCCTCGACGCTGGGGCATTTTCGATAATTACATCCGTTTGCTCAATTGATTGGATCAATTTAATTCGCACCCTAAACACTTGTTTGATTTACTGCAACAGTTTTCGTAGGTACGTGTGACATTTCGTTAACAGTCGTCAAACGATTAAACTGCACAATCCAAGCAACATTTGAATAACGGTGCCCCATGTAAAAACCGATAACGTAGCTACACAGTTACATAACCAGAGTAAAACCAAACTTTCGATCAGAATATGTATCTGTATGCGGTTCTTAACAGTACCATAATCATTTCTGCATACATACGATCCGTGCGAGTGGTAGTATTGAAGGTTCTAGGTTAAAGAAACGGTAGAAAGGAAATTTGCGATAGTGTGCATGGAATATTTAATATCGCTATtcggttttaatttaatctcgTAATATGACTTGGTAATTATTCTTTGCTCTTCCATAACAAATTATTGTATTGAATAATATTATGCACTAACTAGATAACAGGCAAAATTTTTGCCATATgaatttaatgtaataaatttatagCATCCAAATAATTGGCAAATTCAGTACTTATCGTTTAGTCAAAAGATACCAAAACTGCTCTTGATTGCAACCCAACGGTCATCCTCAGGCACAGCGCAACAGTCTCAAAATCCGGTACACACATGGCCATGCGAGCTCTGATCAGGCGACAAACAATCTCTGTGCAACGAACTATAATATAACTATGTATAACGGCACCAGATTAGTTTTGcgacaaattaaaatttaatttctttaaggTACTCACCGCCGCCACACATACATAGTTCAAATAGTAGACTggggaaaaagaaatccaTTTTTTCCTGTTGTTCTCAACTTTACAATGCTCTCTCACGGAAATTTTTGTCCAccaaatctaaaacaaaatctctAGCAATTGATTATCACAGTTTGCCCTTCAGATGTCCTATTTCGTTGTATGTTTGGGCTATGGTACCACGCTACTATATTCTCTCCAGTTTAAGTATCTGCGTACTAGATGCCCAATGGAAACATATGCTTCCGTATTCCGAAACGGATAATACCGTAGTCTTCTACAGTCGCAGGACATCTGTTGCGTGTGCGCCCCACCAGAATCCTAGGACTATCCTTAGAAACTTTTTAATAAGGTATGCTATATGGGCTTAAACCAGCTTGAGTTGAACCAAACACCAAGCCATCGAAAGTTGTCGGCGATTGATATATTTTCTCCATATAAAAAGACATCAATGTGAAGGTCATATAATCCCTTCTCCCTATTTTTATCAGTGTCGCTAAAGGGTGAAAAGACTAGCATTTCGGGTTTCGTTGCAGATAACTTGATACCAAGGATTTCAGACCGTTCGGCAAGGTTATCCAATGTGGTTTGTAAAGCCTGTTGTATTTCGCCGGCATCCCTGCTAGCGACTGATATGACGCTGTCGTCTCCCAATAACTTGCGCCAATTCTCTCTGAGTAAATTGTGACCTTGACGTCCTGTTAGACATCATTCTTAGCAATCTCTTAAGAAAAACTAACTGTGTAAAATTTGGACCAGTGCTTTTTCTTAACCATTAGCTGTCCTATCAGTTGCCCCTTCGTTTTAGCGTTGAAATTATTGGAGTAGCTCCTCCTTTTCCAGAAGTGTTATGCCAATCGTATTTTAGCAATCTTGAGAAGGATTGCGATCTACGAAAAAGTGTGAAAccgaaaaaatgtgaaaaaatgtgtGAAATGTGAATGAAGCTAGGCTATCCTCTtgttgacggattttcaacaAGACACTTATCTAATGGTAGGTAAATTTTCATGCTTTAACCTTTGgctaaatgaaatgaaaactttaaaatactAGATAAGCGATATGTGACGGACACAAAGTGCATTATGAGGTCCTCGGATCGATGTGATAT
Proteins encoded in this window:
- the LOC125774625 gene encoding E3 ubiquitin-protein ligase RNFT1, which translates into the protein MSDTKAPAESNVQHTETQREDINREVEVTAPPAVEETHVVEPTSTTTTTTTATVEASPAATIVPTDISSVGENLTIAVGNHEQTASGGTVPPTTSGSSVASAQVRGPWNVERQTSVGSIDSTSMSIGAGSSSGSGPGGFRNSLSNGRMFSRLMSVERGRVANNHGAPSRRGSNFSNVMFNDFMTLLQQARHPGSLFSSERTGLFLTSERSHGPGTSTPPMMGNVGTGNAIVNTSDVVIDVDEGSGTTGGGSLRSSHNELYPMSNSSSSANTSVRPFLWIQSGDENAPPASSSIGGRSPLMPNFNYGHHHHHFHNHQPLSLHQQQSSTVLLSAAPGSMASQSPMSIGVGEGVPSMNGESATNGVVLTPTTGNAPTIGAGGTTRSNSISSNHQNEDATVHEALNQLPETRALIETLARYMPLLVILVAKLCYDHLDGIMTFLMLTIMFYHANWAVRQEISKQKQRRVIVLLRELIIIIVSLLIFWLAIEWKSICLVILLMPDHLQQESLKGLLYAVCITDLILKLITIVIKIIVTLMPPSVVDYKSRGKVYLMIESLSQLYRAAAPIQPWLIFLFESYSGSEKMVGVILSAVYIVAKSTDLLDRIKFCRRSFVKLLQKTSYGNVPTKEQLQACGGQCSICHDNFNSPVLLECNHIFCELCVGTWFDREQTCPLCRAKIVDDPSYRDGATTFFLQLY
- the LOC125774652 gene encoding ATP synthase mitochondrial F1 complex assembly factor 1: MYLDICLIDSGATCFFLIIDICFDSVTIPTRSIHMSSVRERSEKVLEDLKEKNPYFEKYASKIAAVQQSSPEEFLSRLDSVEKEQKKPKFGPSELERDYSELLKPKAPLASEATRDISHRKLSDIMRLELVEDKSADDIKHLWLEYHKDKAVITAAIPVDQFNLMMARAKQFSVFILPIPRSQGYEFIMLQFSANTVHFTPLLNYQVHKENAPECLNIVMFTECSDKGIILMRGEYDTNVLNAQEAQCLANQVQLYYSQNNESKVHLLETFTKNPDKFKHMDIIEELNNLKI
- the LOC125774642 gene encoding uncharacterized protein LOC125774642 produces the protein MPQRRGWRQPKQDHSVYVQQLFRDFLTRNNEIPTAAAPTDARTNFCRPEPVVTEQRKQPGIFDRAVYARFERNTNSGSFIRQEPSNRSKTGLMRWIDQQRNNRPQRNVRQKVSRMDDYLNLPGNFFSCTEHMKLPFEVADKTIGNVTNVTNNFVPPATSTPFDRMAAFGVSGVLSDPEELQSNSPIFQPTSDTKSSAWEMFLKNCEEYFSGVTKEHECANELVQQRKEMETCLKTGEINIPGHQIGDRPETRIETIPVMASKRSHIFDEPTSSNNSDISLMINHNQSRNSRECDHMSLETAMELPNPFPAILDDVNQEPILAKHKKRNNVTFLIEPNSQSKFKPCSRPTQVLSGKADDILLTASPPSPTMSSSRRRCLYEESTFLLDRMPSDDTLMEKLDALLEEEEFNIHAENMDHEFDLCTPANQPTMNITFPSQLRVMNNPADDSIIANTDFANTPLYLSQDLMMASIIQDFREALF